The sequence below is a genomic window from Tenacibaculum tangerinum.
TCTCCTGGAATGTTACTTTTATTACGCCCGATGGTAGACGATAACATAATGTTATCGGTTGCTCCTACACATAATAAATCGTCGATATTCATAATTAAGGCATCTTGCGCAATCCCTTTCCATACCGAGAGGTCGCCTGTTTCTTTCCAGTACATGTAGGCTAAAGACGATTTTGTTCCTGCCCCATCAGCATGCATAATTAAACAGTAATCCTCATCGTTCGTTAGGTAATCGGGAACAATTTTACAGAAAGCTTTTGGAAATAATCCTTTGTCAATATTCTTAATGGCGTTGTGCACATCTTCTTTAGATGCCGATACTCCACGTTGCGCGTAGCGTTTAGATACCTCGTTACTCATGTGTTGCGTTGTTGTTGCTGCGAAATTACTTTAAAAACAGTAAACTATCAAAGTAATTATTGTTTTTTACTGCGTCTTTCATACAAAACGGTATCTCTCCAAACACCATCTAACTGCGCTATTTTTTCTCGATATCCTATCTTTCGAAAACCGTATTTGAGATGCAATCGAACACTTGCTTCATTTTCGGGAAATAAGCTTGAATACAAAGTCCAAATACCCTGTGCTTCGGAAGATGCAATGAGCGCTTCCATTAATAAACTTCCTACTCCTTTCCCTGCGATTCCTAGCTTAACATATACACTTACTTCTGCCACGCCGTTATACTCAAATCTTGTTGATACTGGAGCTAGGGCGCACCAACCTACTACCTTACCTGCTTCTAAAGCAATAAACCGAGAGTGCTGATGATGTGACTCGTTCCATGCTTCCCAAATAGGAACTTGAGTTCTGAAGGTAGCGTTTTTAGTTTCAATTCCTTCCTGAAATATAGTAGCTACTTCTTGCCAATGGTTTTGCGTGAGTTTGGCTATATGTATCATGTTATGTTCTTCATAATTGTTTCTGAAAACAAATACTTGATGAAACTTCTTTATAAGGTGCATAGTTTGGAATTACAACATACCCGTTTTTTTGATACAGGTTCACGGCAGACTTCATCGTTTTACTTGTTTCTAAAATAATGGTATCAAACCCTTCTTGCTTTACCCATTCTTCTAATTCTTTTAAAAGAAGTGTTGCGACGTTTTTTCCTCTACTTGTGGGTTTTACATACATTCGCTTAACCTCTACCGTTTTGTTGGCAACTACTTTAAACGCTCCGCAAGCTACAGGCGTTGCTCCTAAATATCCTACCATCACATACGGCAAGACATCTATTGTATTAAACTGCCTGAAAAAGTCATCTTTACTCCCATTTACTTCCGAGAGATACGCATCTAGTTCTTGTACCAAACTAACAAAATTCTCGTCTTTAGAATTTGTTTTCTCAAATTTCAATTCGGTGTTCATTGACTATCGTGTAAACAATAATTCTCTGTACTTCGTTAACGTCCATAGATTATCATCTACCATCAACTCTAACTTATCACAATGATAACGAATTTCATCAAAATAAGGTTTTACTTTGTTACAGTAAGCATCGGCATTTTTTTGTCCTACTAGTTTATTGGCTTTTTTGCGTTCTTCAATCATCTCTTCTACTTTAGAATTAATTTCAACAATATGATTGGATATTTTCTGAATTAAATAGATTTGTTCGTTGGCGTACTTCTCAAAATTATTTCCAAAAATTTCTTTTAACCCCCTTACATTTTCTATCAACGTATTTTGGTATTGAATAGCAATGGGTATGACATGGTTTCTTGCAATATCGCCCAAGACTCTACTTTCAATTTGTATTTTTTTAGAATATTCTTCTAATTTAATTTCATGACGGGCTTCTACCTCTACCTTATTCATCACACCCATTTCTTCGAAAAGGGCTATCGCTTTTTTAGATATTTTAGCTTTTAATGCTTCAGGAGTTGTTTTGTTATTTGACAATCCTCTTTTCTTTGCTTCTTTTTCCCAAGCTTCACCATATCCATCTCCTTCAAATCGAATGTTTTTTGATGATTTTATATATTCTCTCAATACATTAAAAATAGCCTCATCTTTTTTAAATTTTTTGGTGTCAATTAATTCATCTACTTCTTTTTTAAACTCATTTAATTGTTTGGCTATAATGGTATTCAATACGGTCATAGGTCCTGCACAGTTAGACCATGAGCCTACTGCACGTAACTCAAACTTATTTCCTGTAAATGCAAAAGGTGAAGTTCTGTTTCTATCTGTATTGTCTAATAGGATTTCAGGAATCTTCCCTACAATATTTAATTTTAGATCTGTTTTTTCTTCTGGCGATAATTTTCCTTTGGTTACGTTTTCCAATTCATCTAATACCGATGATAATTGCGTTCCTATAAAAACCGATATAATGGCTGGTGGTGCTTCGTTAGCTCCTAAACGATGATCGTTACTTGCACTTGCTATCGATGCTCTAATTAATTCTTCGTAATCGTGAACTGCCTTGATGGTGTTCACAAAAAAGGTTAAGAATTGTAAATTTTTCATCGGAGTTTTACCCGGGCTCAATAAATTAACTCCTGTATCGGTAGACAAACTCCAGTTATTATGCTTTCCTGAACCATTAATTCCTGCAAATGGTTTTTCATGAAACAACACTTTAAATTGATGTCGCTGTGATACTTTTTCCATCACATCCATTAATAATGAATTATGATCTACCGCTAAGTTCGCTTCTTCAAAAATAGGTGCTAACTCAAACTGATTCGGTGCTACTTCATTATGGCGTGTTTTAACGGGTACGCCTAACAACATACATTCGTGCTCTAAATCGCGCATAAAACTCAACGCTCTAGCAGGTATCGAACCAAAATAATGATCGTCTAACTGCTGCCCTTTTGCTGGCGCATGTCCTAACAAGGTTCTTCCCGTCATCATAATATCAGGACGCGCGGCTGCCAACGCTGTATCTATTAAAAAATATTCTTGCTCCCAACCTAGGGTTGCATTTACTTTACTTACGTTCTTATCAAAATATTTACAAACTGCTGTAGCTGCGGTATCGACTGCTTGCAAAGCTCTTAACAATGGTGCTTTGTTGTCTAACGCTTCGCCCGTATAGGCTACAAAAACGGTTGGAATACATAGGGTAGTACCATAAATAAAGGCTGGTGATGTTGGATCCCATGCAGTATATCCGCGTGCTTCAAACGTGTTTCTAATTCCTCCATTAGGAAAACTAGACGCATCTGGCTCTTGTTGTACCAATTGACTTCCATCAAACTTTTCCATAGCTCCTCCTCCGTCTATGGTTTCAAAAAAAGCATCGTGCTTTTCGGCAGTTGCTCCGGTTAAGGGTTGAAACCAGTGTGTGTAGTGTGTGGCTCCTTTAGACAATGCCCAATCTTTCATACTTAAGGCAATCTGGTCAGCCGTTTTTCTATCAATCTTCGCTCCAAACTCAATTGCATCTATTACACTTCGATACGCTTCTTTAGTCATGTACTGACGCATGGCTTGTTCGTTAAACACATTTTTACCAAACAATTCTGAACGACGATCGTTCTCTTCTATTTGTATTGGCTTTCTATTTAAAACCTCTTGTAATGCATTAAATCTTAAAATTGACATATTAATAGGGTATTAGATTTTATTTTCAAAAATACACTTTTTAAGCAAACACCCCCTAAAAAACAGGGGTCAAAATGATTAAAAGTTATTTTATTTTAAAAACACCCTTTATTTTTTTTGCTTTTAATAGAAAAAATACTCATTTTTGCCTCGTGTTTAATTCCTTAACAATATAAAAAACAAAAATCATGAGTAAATCAAAATTAGAATACATTTGGTTAGATGGTCATGAACCAACGCAAAATATGCGTAGTAAAACCAAGATTGAAGATGACTTTAGCGGGAAATTAGAAGATTGTCCTATTTGGTCTTTCGACGGAAGCTCAACAGAACAAGCTTCAGGAGGTGCTTCTGATTGCTTATTAAAGCCTGTTGCTATTTATCCAGACCCTACTAGAAAAAATGGATACTTAGTAATGTCTGAAGTTTTAAATGCTGATGGTACGCCACATGCTTCGAACGCTCGTGCAAAAATTGATGATGATGACAATGATTTTTGGTTTGGTTTTGAGCAAGAATACTTTTTAATGGATACTAAAACTGATCTTCCTTTAGGATTCCCTCGTGGTGGATTCCCTGGACCACAAGGAAAATACTACTGTTCTGTAGGTGGACGTTATACATGGGGAAGAGATTTCGTTGAAGAACATGCCGATTTATGTATACAAGCTGGTTTAAACTTTGAAGGAATTAACCAAGAAGTAGCTCCAGGACAATGGGAATTTCAATTGTTTGCGAAAGGTGCTAAAAAAGCAGGAGACGAAATTTGGGTTGCTCGCTATTTATTAGACCGTTTAACTGAAAAATACGGATATTATATCGAATACCACCCAAAACCTGTAAAAGGTGACTGGAATGGTTCGGGTATGCATGCCAACTTCTCTAACAATACGTTAAGGACTTGTGGCTCAAAAGAAACATACGAGAAAATTTGTGAAGCATTCAGACCTGTTACTGAAGAGCATATCAATGTTTATGGTGCTTACAACGATGAGCGTTTAACTGGTTTACACGAAACTGCCCATGTATCTGACTTTAGTTACGGAGTTTCTGATAGAGGTGCTTCAATCCGTATTCCAATTATTACGGTAGAAAAAGGCTGGAAAGGTTGGTTAGAAGACAGAAGACCTGCTTCAAATGCTGATCCTTATAAAGTGGCTGGAAGAATTATTGAAACTGTAAAAAGTGCTAAGGTATAATTAACAAAAAGCATACTACATTAAATAACAAAGCCGCAAATTGCGGCTTTTTTTATTTTAAATCTCTTTGGTTCTAACGTGCTTTGACTCTTTCTGCTTCCATTTATCGGATGCCGAGAGGAAATCACAAACTTTATCTTAAAAGTTACGAAATAGTTAGGTATATAAAAGTTGCGTAGGTACCCAGCAAAATAATTCCATCTCTCCACCCCAATCGCATTCCTTTCGGAAAGAACACCAAGGGTAAAATGGCAAACGAAATTCCTAACATCCAATAAATATCGTTATCTATTAAACTATAGGCGTCGGGTTTTACCTCAACAGGAGTAATCATTGCAGTAATTCCTAAAACTGCCAAAATATTAAATACGTTAGAACCTACAAGATTTCCTATTGAAATGGCTTTTTCTTTGTTCATAACAGCAATAACCGATGCGGCTAATTCAGGAATACTGGTTCCTACAGATACTACCGTTACTCCGATTATGGCATCGCTTACCCCCAGATTTTTCGCCAAAGTAACCGAACCGTTGACCAACAATTCTGAGCCTCCCCATAAACCAACGCCACCTATGGCTAAAAACAAGGCTATTTTATATAAAGGGAGTTCCTCATCGTCTTCGGGCATTTCGTCGACAACGGCCTGCTTTTGAAAACGCAATAAATAAATTAAAAAGACAATTAATGTCGTAAACATAATAGCCCCTTCGTAAAACTGAATGGTTTTATCGTTCACTATAAAAAAGTACAGCATTACAGAAGCAATCATCATTACGGGCCAATCGGTTTTATAGAAACTTTTTTCTACATCTATTGCCGATAGTACGACTGTTATTCCCAAAACCAACCCTAAGTTTGCGATATTCGAACCGATTACATTTCCTACTGCCAAGCCTGTTGCGCCATCTAAGGCAGATTTTATACTTACAATCAATTCTGGAGCTGATGTTGCAAACGACACCACCGTCATACCAATGACTATTTTTGGTATCTGTAATTTTAGCGACAATCCTACTGCTGCTTTTAGCAACCAGTTTCCTCCTAATACTAATAATGTTAGTCCAATTACAATATATAAAATACTCATAAAATATTTTTAGGCGAAGATACTCTTTTGTAACGAAGTTTTGAAACCTAAAAATGGGTAATGTACTTACTTTTAAAATCGCTGCTTTTTTAGCTCAACCAATTTCTTGAAAAATCAAAAAGCCAAAATCAGCACTTAAAAAAGATGACTTTTCCTTTAGTTTGAAATCTCTATCAAAAAACGCCCTTTGTAAAACTACAATTTATGCATATATCGATTCATTATAGTTTTAATTATAAACAAGTATTAAGGAATATATGTTTTAAAATATAACTAAAATAATTTTATAAGCTTCAATTTTATATACAAATAGATTAAATCGTATTCAAAAATTTGGCAGGAATATTTTCTTTCTTCTATATTGAAAAAACAATTCTAGAATTCACCATTATTTACTAATTAAAAACATTAAAAACGAATGATTATACTTATTTTAAAACTAACCACTATCGCACTAAAAATTGCAATCACCATTTTACAAACTATTTATTAATCAACAATTCAAAATCTTGCTATCATGCTACTATGTATCGGAATGGTATACATCATTATTGGGTAATTTTTATGTTCTAAAATCAATTATCAACAATAAAACACTTAACTGGTTTGCTATTTAAGAACAGGTTGAGTGAGATTACCAAACAGCGATTTGCGTAACAGAAGAAGTTAAAGACAGAGTTACCTTCGACTTTATAGGGGGAAATAAAACGGAACAGTGGGAATTTGCTAGAATCGTTTATTGGCACTGAACTTGCCAAGAAAATGAGGGAAAAGAAAAAAGAAAAAGAGAATCTACAAACTTATCAGAAAGTAGGGAGGTCTTACTTTCTGATTTACGATATTTTTCGTTATTTTTGAGATAGAATCAACTATTAATGAAAAAAAGTTTTTTTAGGTTTTTAGCCAAACTAAACAAGGCGCTACTACCTTCCTTTACTAAAAAGGAGTTGGATATATCGAAAGCATCAAAATTTCAATTAGCTATTATTGGATGGCGTGCTTATGTTACTATAAATTCGTTGGATTAAAATGTATTATTATGAACAAGCATATTAAAGTTTTCTCGGGATCTCAAATATTTGTAAATCGATTGAATCAGCTACTGGATCAAATTGATATTCCGTATTTGGTAAAAGATAATAAAGAAGCAGGAAGATTGGCTGGTTTTGGAACTTTGGGGAATTCGGTAGACGTATTTATCTACGAATCAGACCTTGAAAAGGCACAACCTACTATTGCCAATTTTAAGCAGGAAATTGCAGCAGACCAATAAATTTAAAAAGCATAAAAAAATATTTTTTTATGCTTTACTTTTTAAAAAACATTCTTATATTTGCACCCGCAAAACGGCCTCGTAGCATAACTGAATAGTGCACTTGATTACGGCTCAAGAGGTTGCAGGTTTGAATCCTGCCGAGGTCACAAAAAAACCAGTAATTCTATAATTGAATTACTGGTTTTTATCTTTTGTAAAGATTATGACAAAAAAAAGTGTAACAAGATTTTATATGTGACACTTTTTTTAGCATTAGTGATTCGAATTTTCGTCTGCTTTTACCTCACAAGCTCATTTCCATAGTATAGTCGTATTGGCAATAGCTTGGTAATTCTTCACGACCTGCAACTTTATTAGCATCGTAAACCGAGACTACAACTGCATTGTGAATAGCATCTATATTAACGTGAGTTCGGGATAAAAAAGTTTTTTAATTACACGAAAAAAAGCGAAAAATTTAGTAAATTAAAGTACTGATTTTTAATTGTATAACTAAATTTTTCACTATGATTTCTGATTTTAAAATTACTGAATTTTTCTGTTTAATTGATGATTTTTGTACCGAAATTAATCAAGTTATTGATAAAAATGCTTTAGAAACCTGTTCAAAGATAGTTAGACGAAGAAAGCCTAAACTCACCCAAAGTGAAATAATCACAATTATGGTGCTTTTCCATTTTAGTGGTTTTAGGTGTTTTAAACACTTTTATATCGAATATGTTAGCAAACACTTGTCAAAAGAATTTCCAGATTTAGTTTCCTATAACCGATTTGTTGAATTGAAAAAGCGTTGTTCAGTGCCTATGATACTGTTTCTTCAAATGCACTGTTTAGGTCAATGTACAGGGATCTCCTTTTTAGATTCTACCACTATTAAAGTATGTCATTATAAAAGAGAAAAGCAGAACAAAGTTTTTAAAAACACCGCAAAAAAAGGGAAAGGAACCATGGGGTGGTTCTTTGGTTTTAAACTTCATATTATTATCAATGAAAAGGGCGATATCGTTGACTTTTTAATTACGCAAGGTAATATAGATGACAGACAACCACTTAAAGATAAAGCCTTTCATAATCATGTGTTCGGAAAAATATTTGCCGACAGAGGGTATGTAGGTAAAGAACTGTTTGAACAGCTTTTTGTAGATGGAATACATTTGGTTACAAAAATTAGAAAGAATATGAAAAATACTCTTATGCATATCTATGATAAAATTATGCTTAGAAAAAGGGCTGTTATTGAAAGTGTGAATGATATTTTGAAAAACGTATGTCAAATAGAGCACACAAGACACAGAAGCTTCGATAATTTTATCTTAAATTTAGTCGCAGGGTTAATCGCTTATTCGTTTTATCCAACTAAACCTAATATCAATATCGATAACTTACAAAGAATAGGATAAACTATCCCGAACTCACGTTGAAATATTATTACAAGATTCGTCGTGAAGGTCTAAAATGGAACAGAAAACGTGTTTTACGAGTGTATCGTGAAATGAAACTTAGTTTGAGGCGTAAATATAAAAAACGCTTGGTTGCTCGTATAAAACAACCCTTAGAAGTACCTAATGTATTAAATGAGTGTTGGAGTATGGATTTCATGAGTGATGCGTTTACTGATGGAAGGAAAGTGCGTATTTTTAACGTGATCGATGACTGTAACAGAGAAGCAATAGCCATTAACGCTGGACTTTCTTATCCAGCAAGAGCGGTTGTAGAAACATTAGAATATTTAAAAGAAGAAATTGGAGCACCTAGGTATGTAAGATGTGATAATGGTCCTGAGTTTATCTCAAAAACATTTATGAACTGGTGTAAAAAGAACTTTATAGAAATTAAATACACACAACCAGGTAAACCAATGCAAAATGGATATATAGAACGTTTTAATCGCTTCTTTAGAGAAGATATACTAGATGCTTATTATTTTAATGATAGCTACCAACTTCAAAAGATAAGTAATCAATGGAGAGAAGATTACAACTTTAAGCATCCACATCAATCTTTAGGTAACAAATCACCTAAAGAATATATGCCTAGATTTGATGAAGAATTTAAATTCTTCATCAAATCTGACCTAAATAACGTGAGTTCGGGATAGTTTATCCTATTCTTTGTAAGTTATCGATATTGATATTAGGTTTAGTTGGATAAAACGAATAAGCGATTAACCCTGCGACTAAATTTAAGATAAAGTTATCGAAGCTTCTGTGTCTTGTGTGCTCTATTTGACATACGTTTTTCAAAATATCATTCACACTTTCAATAACAGCCCTTTTTCTAAGCATAATTTTATCATAGATATGCATAAGAGTATTTTTCATATTCTTTCTAATTTTTGTAACCAAATGTATTCCATCTACAAAAAGCTGTTCAAACAGTTCTTTACCTACATACCCTCTGTCGGCAAATATTTTTCCGAACACACGATTATGAAAGGCTTTATCTTTAAGTGGTTGCCTGTCATCTATATTACCTTGCGTAATTAAAAAGTCAACGATATCGCCCTTTTCATTAATAATAATATGAAGTTTAAAACCAAAGAACCACCCCATGGTTCCTTTCCTTTTTTTGCGGTGTTTTTAAAAACTTTGTTCTGCTTTTCTCTTTTATAATGACATACTTTAATAGTGGTAGAATCTAAAAAGGAGATCCCTGTACATTGACCTAAACAGTGCATTTGAAGAAACAGTATCATAGGCACTGAACAACGCTTTTTCAGGCACTTTCATAAAATAGAAATCCCTTGTTTTTACAGGGGATTTGTTGTACCTTATCTTCAAAACAAACCCCGAAAATCACCTAAAAAGGCAAAAAACGGGGTTTTCACATTACTTAATTATGAAAATACGAAGAATTTCTGAAATGCAACACCGTATTTCAATTTTTTCCCCTAAGCGAGAATTATGATGCTCATTATGCACGTTTTTTAGAGGGAGATTTAGGCAAAATCCATGCTGCTATTCCTTGGGATGATTTGGTAAATACTTTTGGTATCCACGAACAATCAACAGGGCGAAACTATCTTTTTAGTCCTAAAGGGAGGCTTGGTTTAATGTTTTTGAAGCATTACGCTAATTGTTCAGATAAGAAATTAATAGAGCAATTAAATTCTAATCTTGATTATCAATTTTTTTGTGATATTGAACTAGGATTTGAACGTTTGACCAATTATAAAATAGTAAGTCAAATACGTTGTGAATTATCAGAGAAATTAGAGATTAGTTCAGTTGAAAAAGTTCTTTTTTCTTTTTGGAAAGGTCAAATAGAGAGCGCCAATCAAATAGTTATGGATGCAACTTGTTATGAGAGTGAACTATCTTATCCTAGCATTCAAAAATTACTTTGGCAGTCTGCGCATTGGCTTTATAAACAACTACAAAAAACCTGCTCAGTGTTAGGAGTTAAAATGATTCGAAGTAAGTATTTGAAATGGAAGAAACGGTATCAAGGGTTTAGTAAAATGCGAAGAAAAACCAAATCAAAACGAATCTCATTAACTAGAGCATTATTAAAATTACTATTGAAGTTTATCAATTTTGAAAAAGAACTACAAATCCATTCTAACCTAGAGTTTACCCCACAATATTATAAGAGAATAACTACAATTCAAAAGATTTACGAGCAACAAAAGCATCACTTTGATACAGGAGAGAAAATAAAGGATAGAATTGTGAGTATTCATAAGGATTATATTCGTCCTATTGTCAGGGGAAAAGAAGTAAAACCTGTTGAATTTGGAGCAAAAGTGAACAAAGTTCAAATAGACGGGATTAGTTTTATAGAACACATCAATTTTAATGCTTTTCACGAGGGAAATCGTTTTATACAAACGGTTCAAAAAGTGCAAGGATTAACTCGAAAGAAAGTAAAAATAGCTGGAGCAGATAAAATTTATGCCACCAATAAAAACAGAAAATACTGTAGTTCTAAAGCTATACAAACAGACTTTATTCCTAAGGGGAAAAAATCTAAAAACCACAAAGAAAAACAGAAACTTAGAGCTATTATTTCCAAAGAAAGAGCTACAAGATTAGAAGGGTCTTTTGGTAAGGATAAAGAACATTATCATTTAAAAAAGATAAAGGCTAAAACTAAAAAAAATGAGATTCTTTGGATTTTCTTTGGAATACACACAGGGAACGCACTTGAAATTGGTCGTAGAAAAGCGAGAGAAATAGACAAAAAAACAGCCTAATTTTAAAGCCCAAAAATAAGGTTAATGAGAGAGGTATGTCTTGTCGGATCTTTTTCCTAAAATTTTACCTTGAAGAAACTCAAAAAAGCCACTAAAATCAAAAATCGGGATTAAATTTGTAAAATTCGAATACCGATTTTTCTTAAATCTCAGAAAACAATCTGTTTTCTGAAAGTGCCTTTTCAATTCAACAAATCGGTTATAGGAAACTAAATCTGGAAATTCTTTTGACAAGTGTTTGCTAACATATTCGATATAAAAGTGTTTAAAACACCTAAAACCACTAAAATGGAAAAGCACCATAATTGTGATTATTTCACTTTGGGTGAGTTTAGGCTTTCTTCGTCTAACTATCTTTGAACAGGTTTCTAAAGCATTTTTATCAATAACTTGATTAATTTCGGTACAAAAATCATCAATTAAACAGAAAAATTCAGTAATTTTAAAATCAGAAATCATAGTGGAAAATTTAGTTACACAATTAAAAATCAGTACTTTAATTTACTAAATTTTTCGCTTTTTTTCGTGTAATTAAAAAACTTTTTTATCCCGAACTCACGTTAAATAATAATTATTTGTCGAATTTTAAGGTGTCCTAAAAAGGGGAAGCCTACATTTTAATGAATATGACCATTAAAATATCACAACGAATTCATCAACTCCTGAGTAGAAGATATGGACTACCCAATAAATTTGGTACTAATTTTTAAGCTACATTTTTATTGTTTTTCATTATTAATTCTATTTCCATTTCTACAGGAGCCTTGTAACCTAATTCTGAAAAAAGATTTTTTAAAAAATTATTTTAACCAAATGGAAAGGGCCAAAGAAAAAAATTATGTGTTTATTTCAGAAGATACAAATACTAATGGCTTTAGTAAAAGACATAAAATCAGCTATATAATCAATAAAAAAGAAACTATAGTTTACACAGTACTTGAAGAAAACAATAAAGTCCAATTTTTAGGAGTTATCAGTGTTCCTTAGTATTTTTTTAAAAAAAAGAGATAAAAACCCTAATTAATGAACAATATAAAATACATCACTTCAATAATTCTGTTATGTTATGCTTGTCAAGCAAAAACCTCTTTTTCAGTTAAGAACAACACCTCAAAATTAATTGATAGTATTAAAATTACCAATGGGTATGATTCTTTAACAATAAAAAAGATTGAAAAGAATGAAATTAAAAATTTTAATTTTCAGTTTACAGAGCTTACCCCAAACTATGATGGTACTTTTCGTGTAGATGTGTATCCCCAAAAAAAGAGCACAACATTTGGATATTACACCAATGGAATTCAACCTGATACACATTTCTTTATAGATATAACAGAAAAGACAATTTCTATTGAAGAAAAAATAAGATAAAAAATTAAGAAGACTTTGTAAAACCCCCTATCATTTTCTTTTGATAGGGGGTTCATCAAAAGATTGAAGATGCCAAAAAGTTAGATGACAACCTACCACCACCAAGCCCCAATACCTTAAGCTAACCACCAGATTACAACGAACAATTGGCACTGGTAGTATTAACACAAAACTTGCCAAAGGAGCACTAATAGTAGCGCTTATTAACGATTTAGGTATTAGCGATACTCTGTAGAAAAAGTGGTGGTATACCAACATACCCCAAGCTACCGAAATACGCCTTTTTGTAGATGCTAATAAAGTGAATGGGGTGGTTGGTAACGAAGCGAAAATTTTTGTAGAGAAGGCAGTAAGAGGTTTGTTAGAAAAGACCTTACTGTTTTTGTAAAAATATTAAGGTCTTTTTATAAAAACGTAGGCATGTTTTGAGTAAAACATAGTAGTGCTTTTGAGTTTATTGAATGTAATATTTTATATTAACTGGATTTTAAAATACAAAAAATCCCGAACTCAATAGCTCGGGATTTTTATATTGGTATAATGTTATTTCTTATTGAATTCCGTAGAAAGAACTCATGTTATCTTCAATATCAGACGCTTTTTTAACCGCCTCGTACATTTGAAAAGTTTTGTTCTTTCTTTCGTTAGCGATACGCTTTCTAAAAGTA
It includes:
- a CDS encoding glutamine synthetase beta-grasp domain-containing protein produces the protein MSKSKLEYIWLDGHEPTQNMRSKTKIEDDFSGKLEDCPIWSFDGSSTEQASGGASDCLLKPVAIYPDPTRKNGYLVMSEVLNADGTPHASNARAKIDDDDNDFWFGFEQEYFLMDTKTDLPLGFPRGGFPGPQGKYYCSVGGRYTWGRDFVEEHADLCIQAGLNFEGINQEVAPGQWEFQLFAKGAKKAGDEIWVARYLLDRLTEKYGYYIEYHPKPVKGDWNGSGMHANFSNNTLRTCGSKETYEKICEAFRPVTEEHINVYGAYNDERLTGLHETAHVSDFSYGVSDRGASIRIPIITVEKGWKGWLEDRRPASNADPYKVAGRIIETVKSAKV
- a CDS encoding GNAT family N-acetyltransferase, producing the protein MNTELKFEKTNSKDENFVSLVQELDAYLSEVNGSKDDFFRQFNTIDVLPYVMVGYLGATPVACGAFKVVANKTVEVKRMYVKPTSRGKNVATLLLKELEEWVKQEGFDTIILETSKTMKSAVNLYQKNGYVVIPNYAPYKEVSSSICFQKQL
- a CDS encoding GNAT family N-acetyltransferase, with product MIHIAKLTQNHWQEVATIFQEGIETKNATFRTQVPIWEAWNESHHQHSRFIALEAGKVVGWCALAPVSTRFEYNGVAEVSVYVKLGIAGKGVGSLLMEALIASSEAQGIWTLYSSLFPENEASVRLHLKYGFRKIGYREKIAQLDGVWRDTVLYERRSKKQ
- a CDS encoding SsrA-binding protein; its protein translation is MKKSFFRFLAKLNKALLPSFTKKELDISKASKFQLAIIGWRAYVTINSLD
- a CDS encoding calcium/sodium antiporter, coding for MSILYIVIGLTLLVLGGNWLLKAAVGLSLKLQIPKIVIGMTVVSFATSAPELIVSIKSALDGATGLAVGNVIGSNIANLGLVLGITVVLSAIDVEKSFYKTDWPVMMIASVMLYFFIVNDKTIQFYEGAIMFTTLIVFLIYLLRFQKQAVVDEMPEDDEELPLYKIALFLAIGGVGLWGGSELLVNGSVTLAKNLGVSDAIIGVTVVSVGTSIPELAASVIAVMNKEKAISIGNLVGSNVFNILAVLGITAMITPVEVKPDAYSLIDNDIYWMLGISFAILPLVFFPKGMRLGWRDGIILLGTYATFIYLTIS
- a CDS encoding IS982 family transposase; amino-acid sequence: MISDFKITEFFCLIDDFCTEINQVIDKNALETCSKIVRRRKPKLTQSEIITIMVLFHFSGFRCFKHFYIEYVSKHLSKEFPDLVSYNRFVELKKRCSVPMILFLQMHCLGQCTGISFLDSTTIKVCHYKREKQNKVFKNTAKKGKGTMGWFFGFKLHIIINEKGDIVDFLITQGNIDDRQPLKDKAFHNHVFGKIFADRGYVGKELFEQLFVDGIHLVTKIRKNMKNTLMHIYDKIMLRKRAVIESVNDILKNVCQIEHTRHRSFDNFILNLVAGLIAYSFYPTKPNINIDNLQRIG
- a CDS encoding glutamine synthetase III family protein gives rise to the protein MSILRFNALQEVLNRKPIQIEENDRRSELFGKNVFNEQAMRQYMTKEAYRSVIDAIEFGAKIDRKTADQIALSMKDWALSKGATHYTHWFQPLTGATAEKHDAFFETIDGGGAMEKFDGSQLVQQEPDASSFPNGGIRNTFEARGYTAWDPTSPAFIYGTTLCIPTVFVAYTGEALDNKAPLLRALQAVDTAATAVCKYFDKNVSKVNATLGWEQEYFLIDTALAAARPDIMMTGRTLLGHAPAKGQQLDDHYFGSIPARALSFMRDLEHECMLLGVPVKTRHNEVAPNQFELAPIFEEANLAVDHNSLLMDVMEKVSQRHQFKVLFHEKPFAGINGSGKHNNWSLSTDTGVNLLSPGKTPMKNLQFLTFFVNTIKAVHDYEELIRASIASASNDHRLGANEAPPAIISVFIGTQLSSVLDELENVTKGKLSPEEKTDLKLNIVGKIPEILLDNTDRNRTSPFAFTGNKFELRAVGSWSNCAGPMTVLNTIIAKQLNEFKKEVDELIDTKKFKKDEAIFNVLREYIKSSKNIRFEGDGYGEAWEKEAKKRGLSNNKTTPEALKAKISKKAIALFEEMGVMNKVEVEARHEIKLEEYSKKIQIESRVLGDIARNHVIPIAIQYQNTLIENVRGLKEIFGNNFEKYANEQIYLIQKISNHIVEINSKVEEMIEERKKANKLVGQKNADAYCNKVKPYFDEIRYHCDKLELMVDDNLWTLTKYRELLFTR
- a CDS encoding putative signal transducing protein, which gives rise to MNKHIKVFSGSQIFVNRLNQLLDQIDIPYLVKDNKEAGRLAGFGTLGNSVDVFIYESDLEKAQPTIANFKQEIAADQ